The following proteins come from a genomic window of Mauremys mutica isolate MM-2020 ecotype Southern chromosome 7, ASM2049712v1, whole genome shotgun sequence:
- the INKA1 gene encoding PAK4-inhibitor INKA1 isoform X3, which yields MRRARLDASLGRLRAEVLCLRAAGDTLRDQMQGMMRTVHELKRVPGPAPQLGLPKPVPALPGPCWERPAENRASAVSEADSACCLELAEEEECAPPASERSLEFDSGYSEVSGGTWREEGPVLRRNPPPSCQRAHRLSTGGFLRSSPNQVPGRRVRPKSTSDACLEQWRMLEPTETQDWTVALLSQSRNRQPLVLGDNCFADLVENWMDLPEESTLPRRLAKPHSFLLNLSGNVRRKLASLARPKGPTAPQPSPKHLGGRAQGPLFHQSHGDIAKLTMDCTRFAALLNSRSRQPIICNDIIGYI from the exons aTGCGCCGCGCCCGGCTGGACGCCTCCCTCGGCCGCCTCCGGGCAGAAGTG TTGTGCCTGCGGGCAGCGGGGGACACGCTGCGGGACCAGATGCAGGGCATGATGCGGACTGTGCATGAGCTGAAGCGGGTGCCAGGCCCAGCTCCACAGCTGGGCCTCCCCAAGCCGGTGCCAGCTCTCCCCgggccctgctgggagaggcctgcAGAGAACCGGGCATCGGCTGTCTCAGAGGCAGACTCTgcctgctgcctggagctggcggaggaggaggagtgcGCGCCGCCTGCTAGCGAGAGGAGCCTGGAGTTTGACTCGGGCTACTCAGAGGTGTCAGGGGGCACGTGGCGGGAGGAGGGGCCAGTGCTGCGCAGGAACCCCCCGCCCTCCTGCCAGCGGGCACACAGGCTCTCCACAGGGGGCTTCCTCCGCAGCAGCCCTAACCAGGTCCCTGGCCGGCGGGTCCGGCCCAAGTCCACCTCAGATGCCTGCCTGGAGCAGTGGCGGATGCTGGAGCCGACGGAGACGCAGGACTGGACTGTGGCACTGCTCTCACAGAGCCGCAACCGGCAGCCACTCGTGCTGGGTGATAACTGCTTTGCTGACCTGGTGGAGAACTGGATGGACCTGCCTGAGGAGAGTACGCTGCCCCGCCGGCTGGCCAAGCCCCACAGCTTCTTGCTCAACCTCTCGGGCAATGTGCGGCGCAAGCTGGCCAGCCTGGCGCGCCCCAAGGGCCCAACCGCCCCCCAGCCTAGCCCCAAGCACCTTGGTGGGCGGGCGCAGGGACCCCTCTTCCACCAGTCACATGGCGACATTGCCAAGCTCACCATGGACTGCACCCGCTTCGCTGCCCTCCTGAACAGCCGCAGCCGGCAGCCAATCATCTGCAACGATATAATCGGCTACATTTAG
- the INKA1 gene encoding PAK4-inhibitor INKA1 isoform X1, which yields MGPRAHVAPCCWHVPVECGPRLPRPWLMALRQWYMPAPRNSQGSVGARVLPHHSGPGPCGAPSLCPPVLGSPGHPASLPRPSLCNSSCCLYLSCPSGWAGAGAGAAAADAAGRLLAHPDMPQHAEGMGPLGAGAAGKWCPGAGCTSGQRGPACAAPPCSSTPNLGRHCCNRRDHCLSAQPDPSISQGSSCSYPERGQGLSPSSGGPGPSWACCPGAQSLLCLRAAGDTLRDQMQGMMRTVHELKRVPGPAPQLGLPKPVPALPGPCWERPAENRASAVSEADSACCLELAEEEECAPPASERSLEFDSGYSEVSGGTWREEGPVLRRNPPPSCQRAHRLSTGGFLRSSPNQVPGRRVRPKSTSDACLEQWRMLEPTETQDWTVALLSQSRNRQPLVLGDNCFADLVENWMDLPEESTLPRRLAKPHSFLLNLSGNVRRKLASLARPKGPTAPQPSPKHLGGRAQGPLFHQSHGDIAKLTMDCTRFAALLNSRSRQPIICNDIIGYI from the exons ATGGGCCCCAGAGCACACGTCGCCCCGTGCTGTTGGCACGTCCCGGTGGAGTGTGGCCCACggctgcccaggccctggctcatGGCCCTTCGCCAGTGGTACATGCCTGCCCCGAGGAATTCCCAGGGGTCGGTGGGAGCCAGGGTCCTTCCACACCACTCCGGGCCAGGCCCATGTGGTgccccttccctctgtcccccagtgctgggctctcctGGGCACCCAGCATCTCTGCCCAGGCCCAGCTTGTGTAACTCCAGCTGCTGTCTCTATTTGTCATGTCccagcggctgggctggggctggagctggagctgcagctgccgaTGCGGCGGGGCGGCTGCTTGCTCACCCCGACATGCCGCAGCACGCGGAAGGGATGGGCCCACTCGGTGCAGGAGCAGCAGGAAAGtggtgccctggggctgggtgcaCGTCCGGGCAGCGGGGCCCTGCGTGTGCGGCTCCCCCTTGCAGCTCCACACCTAACCTGGGCAGACACTGCTGCAACCGCAGAGACCACTGCTTGAGTGCCCAGCCGGaccccagcatctcccagggcAGCTCCTGTAGCTACCCAGAGAGAGGACAAGgactcagccccagctctgggggcccTGGGCCCAGCTGGGCTTGCTGCCCAGGAGCCCAGAGCCTG TTGTGCCTGCGGGCAGCGGGGGACACGCTGCGGGACCAGATGCAGGGCATGATGCGGACTGTGCATGAGCTGAAGCGGGTGCCAGGCCCAGCTCCACAGCTGGGCCTCCCCAAGCCGGTGCCAGCTCTCCCCgggccctgctgggagaggcctgcAGAGAACCGGGCATCGGCTGTCTCAGAGGCAGACTCTgcctgctgcctggagctggcggaggaggaggagtgcGCGCCGCCTGCTAGCGAGAGGAGCCTGGAGTTTGACTCGGGCTACTCAGAGGTGTCAGGGGGCACGTGGCGGGAGGAGGGGCCAGTGCTGCGCAGGAACCCCCCGCCCTCCTGCCAGCGGGCACACAGGCTCTCCACAGGGGGCTTCCTCCGCAGCAGCCCTAACCAGGTCCCTGGCCGGCGGGTCCGGCCCAAGTCCACCTCAGATGCCTGCCTGGAGCAGTGGCGGATGCTGGAGCCGACGGAGACGCAGGACTGGACTGTGGCACTGCTCTCACAGAGCCGCAACCGGCAGCCACTCGTGCTGGGTGATAACTGCTTTGCTGACCTGGTGGAGAACTGGATGGACCTGCCTGAGGAGAGTACGCTGCCCCGCCGGCTGGCCAAGCCCCACAGCTTCTTGCTCAACCTCTCGGGCAATGTGCGGCGCAAGCTGGCCAGCCTGGCGCGCCCCAAGGGCCCAACCGCCCCCCAGCCTAGCCCCAAGCACCTTGGTGGGCGGGCGCAGGGACCCCTCTTCCACCAGTCACATGGCGACATTGCCAAGCTCACCATGGACTGCACCCGCTTCGCTGCCCTCCTGAACAGCCGCAGCCGGCAGCCAATCATCTGCAACGATATAATCGGCTACATTTAG
- the INKA1 gene encoding PAK4-inhibitor INKA1 isoform X2 — MPQHAEGMGPLGAGAAGKWCPGAGCTSGQRGPACAAPPCSSTPNLGRHCCNRRDHCLSAQPDPSISQGSSCSYPERGQGLSPSSGGPGPSWACCPGAQSLLCLRAAGDTLRDQMQGMMRTVHELKRVPGPAPQLGLPKPVPALPGPCWERPAENRASAVSEADSACCLELAEEEECAPPASERSLEFDSGYSEVSGGTWREEGPVLRRNPPPSCQRAHRLSTGGFLRSSPNQVPGRRVRPKSTSDACLEQWRMLEPTETQDWTVALLSQSRNRQPLVLGDNCFADLVENWMDLPEESTLPRRLAKPHSFLLNLSGNVRRKLASLARPKGPTAPQPSPKHLGGRAQGPLFHQSHGDIAKLTMDCTRFAALLNSRSRQPIICNDIIGYI; from the exons ATGCCGCAGCACGCGGAAGGGATGGGCCCACTCGGTGCAGGAGCAGCAGGAAAGtggtgccctggggctgggtgcaCGTCCGGGCAGCGGGGCCCTGCGTGTGCGGCTCCCCCTTGCAGCTCCACACCTAACCTGGGCAGACACTGCTGCAACCGCAGAGACCACTGCTTGAGTGCCCAGCCGGaccccagcatctcccagggcAGCTCCTGTAGCTACCCAGAGAGAGGACAAGgactcagccccagctctgggggcccTGGGCCCAGCTGGGCTTGCTGCCCAGGAGCCCAGAGCCTG TTGTGCCTGCGGGCAGCGGGGGACACGCTGCGGGACCAGATGCAGGGCATGATGCGGACTGTGCATGAGCTGAAGCGGGTGCCAGGCCCAGCTCCACAGCTGGGCCTCCCCAAGCCGGTGCCAGCTCTCCCCgggccctgctgggagaggcctgcAGAGAACCGGGCATCGGCTGTCTCAGAGGCAGACTCTgcctgctgcctggagctggcggaggaggaggagtgcGCGCCGCCTGCTAGCGAGAGGAGCCTGGAGTTTGACTCGGGCTACTCAGAGGTGTCAGGGGGCACGTGGCGGGAGGAGGGGCCAGTGCTGCGCAGGAACCCCCCGCCCTCCTGCCAGCGGGCACACAGGCTCTCCACAGGGGGCTTCCTCCGCAGCAGCCCTAACCAGGTCCCTGGCCGGCGGGTCCGGCCCAAGTCCACCTCAGATGCCTGCCTGGAGCAGTGGCGGATGCTGGAGCCGACGGAGACGCAGGACTGGACTGTGGCACTGCTCTCACAGAGCCGCAACCGGCAGCCACTCGTGCTGGGTGATAACTGCTTTGCTGACCTGGTGGAGAACTGGATGGACCTGCCTGAGGAGAGTACGCTGCCCCGCCGGCTGGCCAAGCCCCACAGCTTCTTGCTCAACCTCTCGGGCAATGTGCGGCGCAAGCTGGCCAGCCTGGCGCGCCCCAAGGGCCCAACCGCCCCCCAGCCTAGCCCCAAGCACCTTGGTGGGCGGGCGCAGGGACCCCTCTTCCACCAGTCACATGGCGACATTGCCAAGCTCACCATGGACTGCACCCGCTTCGCTGCCCTCCTGAACAGCCGCAGCCGGCAGCCAATCATCTGCAACGATATAATCGGCTACATTTAG